The Kozakia baliensis genome includes a region encoding these proteins:
- a CDS encoding TIGR03862 family flavoprotein, with product MSHTSHIAVIGTGPAGLSAAEALSSRGYAVSVFDQMPSAGRKFLLAGRSGLNLTHNEPLEKFLDRYGAQRDWLEFAIRAYPPEALRSWAEGLGQACLTGTSGRVFPTVMKASPLLRAWLARLRAKGVLFEMQHRWIGWDEDDLLVFETPQGPKHIKAAATILALGGASWARMGSDGRWTKTLPESEVAPFKPSNCGFRTDLGQEFQERHQGDVLHSVNAAFEGAQARGDITITHEGIEGGPIYTLSPPLRDAVLKDGEACVTLDLRPALSEGELTERIAKIRPRESLSNKLRKIGLSAVARAVLHGSLPTVQKPENLAHAIKNVHLRLIGIETVERAISSAGGLRRSALDDCFMLRSRPGVFAAGEMLDWEAPTGGYLLQACFATGVAAALGVESWLTRNAT from the coding sequence ATGTCGCATACTTCTCATATCGCCGTCATAGGGACGGGACCTGCAGGACTGAGCGCCGCTGAGGCGCTTTCCTCTCGTGGCTATGCCGTCAGCGTATTCGATCAGATGCCCAGCGCCGGGCGAAAATTTCTTCTCGCCGGGCGCAGCGGCCTTAATCTTACGCATAACGAGCCGTTGGAAAAATTTCTCGATCGCTACGGCGCGCAGCGGGACTGGCTGGAATTTGCGATTCGCGCCTATCCGCCCGAAGCCTTGCGCAGTTGGGCCGAAGGGTTGGGGCAGGCTTGCTTAACCGGAACGAGTGGACGTGTTTTCCCTACCGTCATGAAGGCATCGCCCCTCCTGCGCGCCTGGTTGGCCCGGTTGCGGGCAAAAGGCGTGCTTTTCGAGATGCAGCACCGTTGGATCGGCTGGGACGAGGATGATCTGTTGGTGTTCGAAACGCCCCAAGGCCCGAAACACATCAAAGCGGCGGCTACGATTCTCGCTCTGGGGGGAGCCTCCTGGGCGCGGATGGGGTCGGACGGACGCTGGACGAAAACATTGCCCGAAAGCGAAGTCGCCCCGTTCAAACCATCGAATTGCGGTTTTCGAACCGATCTGGGGCAGGAATTTCAAGAACGCCATCAAGGTGACGTGCTTCATTCCGTCAACGCCGCATTCGAGGGCGCGCAGGCGCGAGGCGATATCACCATCACCCATGAAGGCATCGAAGGCGGGCCGATCTATACGCTCTCACCACCGCTGCGCGATGCCGTGCTCAAGGATGGGGAGGCGTGTGTGACGCTCGATCTGCGCCCCGCCTTGAGTGAAGGGGAGTTGACCGAGCGCATAGCCAAGATCAGGCCGCGCGAAAGCCTATCGAACAAATTGCGCAAGATCGGCCTTTCCGCTGTGGCGCGCGCCGTGTTGCACGGCTCGCTCCCAACGGTTCAAAAGCCGGAAAATCTGGCGCATGCCATCAAGAACGTTCATCTGCGCCTTATCGGGATCGAGACGGTGGAGCGGGCGATTTCTTCGGCGGGCGGCCTGCGCCGTTCGGCCCTGGACGATTGCTTCATGCTGCGCTCTCGGCCTGGTGTTTTTGCGGCAGGCGAAATGCTGGATTGGGAAGCGCCCACAGGCGGTTATCTCCTCCAGGCCTGCTTCGCCACCGGTGTCGCCGCTGCTTTAGGCGTCGAGTCCTGGCTGACTCGGAACGCGACATGA
- the nadC gene encoding carboxylating nicotinate-nucleotide diphosphorylase gives MSNLAPLPDIMWEPIVRTGLLEDFGSGGDATTHAVASPGQSLRAIFRARKPGVVAGISAVRLSFSLLDRAARFEVHRPDGSRIEPNDVIAEIEGPAEVVLGGERTALNLLSHLSGIATATREVVDSVAGTKARVCCTRKTLPGLRAIQKYAVKAGGGSNHRYRLDDAILIKDNHLALCGSVEKALEAAREKAGHLMKIELEVDNLVQLEAALKNGGADAYLLDNMNLETLREAVRMIDGRAIAEASGGITPATAPAIAATGVDVLSLGWLTHSVTALDIGLDIEP, from the coding sequence ATGAGCAATTTAGCGCCTCTCCCCGATATCATGTGGGAGCCGATCGTCCGGACGGGGTTGCTGGAGGATTTCGGCAGCGGCGGCGATGCCACCACCCACGCTGTCGCATCGCCCGGTCAATCTCTGCGTGCGATTTTTAGAGCGCGAAAACCAGGCGTGGTTGCTGGAATCAGCGCCGTGCGTTTGTCTTTCTCGCTGCTTGATCGTGCCGCGCGTTTCGAAGTGCATCGCCCCGATGGCAGCCGGATCGAACCGAACGATGTGATTGCGGAAATCGAGGGGCCAGCCGAGGTTGTGCTCGGTGGCGAACGCACGGCGCTCAATTTGCTTTCTCATCTCAGCGGCATCGCTACCGCCACGCGCGAAGTGGTGGATTCCGTAGCCGGGACGAAGGCGCGTGTCTGCTGCACACGCAAAACATTGCCGGGTCTGCGCGCGATCCAAAAATATGCCGTCAAAGCGGGCGGGGGATCGAACCATCGCTATCGGTTGGACGACGCGATCTTGATCAAGGACAATCATCTTGCCCTTTGCGGCAGTGTGGAAAAAGCGCTTGAAGCCGCACGCGAAAAAGCCGGGCATCTGATGAAAATCGAGTTGGAGGTCGATAATCTCGTCCAACTCGAAGCGGCTTTAAAAAACGGCGGTGCGGATGCTTATTTGCTCGATAATATGAATCTTGAGACGTTGCGCGAGGCCGTGCGTATGATCGACGGTCGCGCCATCGCCGAGGCTTCGGGGGGGATTACGCCTGCAACGGCACCGGCGATTGCCGCGACTGGTGTGGATGTCCTCTCGCTCGGTTGGCTGACACATAGCGTGACCGCGCTCGATATCGGATTGGATATCGAACCGTGA
- a CDS encoding ATP-binding protein has product MTVSIALGRGRDGADVPLDLTELLATRLLVQGNSGSGKSHLLRRLLEQTAQLVQQAIIDPEGDFVTLAEKFGHLVIDVSEQTEATLRAAGERARIHRASVVLNLESVDAEMQLRAAGAFLNGMFDVPRAHWYPVLVVVDEAQLFAPVTGGDTSDEARRLSLGAMTNLMCRGRKRGLAGIIATQRLAKLAKNVAAEASNFLMGRTFLDIDMARAADLLGMERRAAESFRDLQRGQFMALGPALSRRPLSVTIGKVETASHATGPALLPFEAGIAEEMRDLILEPVAEMTPRPRERRTPPPDLLAQLDAYSAERAMPMAEAAPRAEADPAKLWELVSAVASEPEADYRPIATLYQDFQLRARIEGLGRDVLDMTAFRLLLATVRSGISAEHAESEEWRQAEAIAQSLPEDVQGVALLLARAALGGLPCPDDEALARAYGTHSLGRARRQLAYLEERHVIVLREEGQGRRVAFIGVGWQTA; this is encoded by the coding sequence ATGACCGTCTCCATCGCTTTGGGCCGCGGCCGCGACGGCGCGGACGTGCCGCTCGACCTCACCGAACTTTTGGCCACGCGCCTGTTGGTGCAAGGCAATTCCGGCTCCGGAAAATCGCATCTTCTCCGCCGCCTCCTCGAACAGACCGCCCAACTGGTACAGCAGGCAATCATTGATCCGGAAGGCGATTTCGTCACACTGGCCGAAAAGTTCGGTCATCTGGTGATCGACGTTTCCGAACAGACCGAAGCGACCTTGCGCGCAGCGGGCGAACGTGCGCGCATCCATCGCGCCTCCGTTGTGTTGAATCTCGAATCGGTCGATGCCGAAATGCAGCTTCGCGCCGCCGGGGCTTTTCTCAACGGCATGTTCGATGTGCCGCGCGCGCATTGGTATCCGGTTCTGGTCGTGGTGGATGAAGCGCAGCTTTTCGCGCCGGTCACGGGTGGGGATACGTCCGATGAGGCGCGGCGGCTTTCGCTTGGTGCGATGACGAACCTCATGTGCCGTGGGCGTAAACGCGGCTTAGCAGGTATTATCGCGACGCAGCGCTTGGCCAAACTGGCGAAGAACGTGGCTGCCGAAGCCTCAAACTTTCTCATGGGCCGCACTTTCCTCGATATCGATATGGCGCGCGCGGCCGATCTGCTCGGTATGGAACGCCGCGCGGCCGAGTCGTTCCGCGACCTGCAACGCGGGCAATTTATGGCGCTTGGCCCGGCTTTGAGCCGCCGCCCTTTGTCGGTCACGATCGGCAAGGTGGAAACGGCGAGCCACGCGACAGGCCCGGCGCTGCTGCCTTTCGAAGCGGGCATCGCCGAGGAAATGCGCGATCTGATCCTGGAGCCGGTTGCGGAAATGACGCCGCGCCCACGCGAACGCCGCACCCCGCCGCCCGATCTTTTGGCGCAGTTGGATGCGTACAGCGCCGAACGCGCCATGCCCATGGCGGAAGCCGCGCCCAGAGCCGAGGCCGATCCGGCGAAATTATGGGAACTGGTGAGTGCCGTAGCCAGCGAGCCGGAGGCGGATTACCGGCCTATCGCCACGTTATATCAAGATTTCCAGCTTCGCGCCCGCATTGAGGGACTGGGGCGAGACGTGCTGGATATGACGGCGTTCCGCCTGCTGCTGGCCACGGTGCGCTCCGGCATCAGCGCGGAACATGCGGAAAGCGAGGAATGGCGGCAGGCCGAAGCCATCGCCCAAAGCTTGCCGGAGGACGTGCAGGGTGTGGCCCTCCTGCTGGCCCGCGCAGCGCTGGGCGGGTTGCCGTGCCCGGATGACGAAGCGCTCGCCCGCGCTTACGGCACCCATTCCCTGGGCCGGGCGCGCCGGCAACTCGCCTATTTGGAAGAGCGCCATGTGATCGTTCTGCGCGAGGAAGGGCAGGGCCGCCGCGTGGCGTTTATCGGGGTCGGCTGGCAGACGGCCTGA
- a CDS encoding thioredoxin family protein, which produces MRASLRLFALSLLAAGPILLAPAIPSPAMAQELSDEGRMPSLSGATHWFNSPPLTTQALRGKVVLVDFWTYSCINCLREMPYIRAWAEKYKNSGLVVIGVHAPEFEFEKKTDNIQKAISRFHVDFPVAVDNDRSIWNSFNNEYWPAAYFIDAQGRIRHHHFGEGDYATSERIIQTLLTEAGAKNVPISLVDVSASGEQAEADMNNVGSPETYIGYARARNFISTGGAVQDSANDYVLQGTPELNQWGVTGNWTVTDEHATLNAQGGGITYRFHARDLHLVMGPGPNGKPIRFRVTIDGRTPGMQHGTDIDEQGNGTVTSQRLYQLVRQTGPITDHTFHIEFLDPGVQAFAFTFG; this is translated from the coding sequence ATGCGTGCTTCGCTTCGTCTTTTCGCTCTTTCGCTTCTCGCGGCAGGGCCGATCCTTCTTGCGCCTGCCATCCCTTCTCCCGCCATGGCGCAAGAGTTATCCGATGAAGGACGCATGCCGTCCCTGAGCGGCGCGACACATTGGTTCAACTCCCCGCCCCTGACGACGCAAGCGCTGCGCGGTAAGGTCGTGCTGGTCGATTTCTGGACCTACTCCTGCATCAACTGCCTACGGGAAATGCCCTACATCCGCGCCTGGGCCGAGAAATACAAAAATAGCGGCCTGGTTGTGATCGGCGTCCACGCGCCGGAATTCGAGTTTGAGAAAAAGACGGACAATATCCAAAAAGCAATATCCCGCTTTCATGTCGATTTCCCCGTCGCCGTGGATAATGACCGCAGCATTTGGAACAGCTTCAATAACGAATACTGGCCCGCCGCCTATTTCATCGACGCTCAAGGCCGCATCCGCCATCATCATTTCGGAGAAGGCGATTACGCAACGTCCGAACGCATCATCCAAACACTTTTGACCGAGGCTGGGGCGAAAAACGTGCCGATCTCTCTGGTCGATGTCTCGGCGTCGGGCGAACAAGCCGAAGCGGACATGAATAACGTCGGATCACCCGAGACCTATATCGGCTATGCTCGCGCGCGGAATTTTATCTCCACCGGCGGCGCGGTGCAGGATTCAGCCAACGATTATGTTTTGCAGGGAACGCCCGAACTCAACCAATGGGGCGTAACAGGCAACTGGACCGTTACGGACGAACACGCCACGCTCAACGCACAGGGCGGCGGTATCACCTATCGCTTCCATGCGCGGGATCTGCATCTCGTTATGGGACCAGGGCCAAACGGCAAGCCCATACGTTTCCGCGTGACGATCGACGGGCGCACGCCAGGCATGCAGCACGGTACGGATATCGACGAGCAAGGCAACGGCACGGTCACGAGCCAGCGGCTTTATCAACTCGTGCGTCAGACCGGCCCGATTACGGACCACACGTTCCACATCGAGTTTCTCGATCCCGGCGTTCAGGCTTTCGCCTTCACCTTCGGATAA
- a CDS encoding mannitol dehydrogenase family protein produces MSEHRNMRAPPVYPDATGRIMIDLNNNTLSQLPPQTKRFPYDRSKVRAGIVHLSVGNFHRAHQCWYMDQLLAQPGYENWGFCGIGLLDDATERLKTEAFPAQDDLYTLTRYDTDGSAQHQVIGSIVEYLFAPPEPETILGRLSDPAIRIVSMTITEGGYNQEPGTGAYRLDNPLTKAELADPSHPRSAFGYIVEALRRRRDAGGKAFTVLSCDNLRDNGVITRNAVLTHAHALDADLAVWIEANVTFPSSMVDRITPAVHKEDADRVNAECGVHDLLPVISEEFAQWVIEDHFSDGRPDLDKVGVQFVKDVHPYELAKVRMLNASHSMLAYPGQLAGLSEVKQAIDQPLIHRLVDDFMTHDVIPILKQPEGMDLNAYKNKIIARFSNPKVGDRLARITGDGGSKLPTFIAPTLQIVAERGGDLRRIAFCIACFIRYLRGVDDKGQRFEPFEPHLDAQQRALANDPKTALKMEMFKDFGLEEQPELPALISDYDAAMQKHGTLAVLEEVLRTASHVM; encoded by the coding sequence ATGTCCGAGCATCGAAACATGCGAGCGCCTCCGGTTTACCCGGACGCCACAGGACGCATCATGATTGACCTCAATAACAATACGCTCTCCCAACTGCCCCCGCAGACGAAGCGCTTCCCTTACGATCGAAGCAAAGTCCGTGCCGGTATCGTGCATTTGAGCGTCGGCAATTTTCACCGCGCCCACCAATGTTGGTATATGGACCAACTCCTGGCGCAGCCTGGGTACGAAAACTGGGGCTTCTGCGGCATTGGCCTGCTGGACGACGCCACAGAGCGCCTCAAGACGGAAGCCTTCCCGGCGCAGGACGACCTCTATACCCTCACCCGCTACGATACGGACGGCAGCGCGCAGCATCAGGTGATCGGCTCGATCGTCGAGTATCTTTTCGCGCCGCCGGAACCGGAAACGATTCTCGGGCGCCTGAGCGATCCGGCGATCCGGATCGTCTCCATGACCATCACCGAGGGCGGCTACAATCAGGAGCCGGGCACCGGCGCTTACCGCCTGGACAACCCGCTGACGAAAGCCGAACTCGCCGATCCGAGCCATCCGCGTTCCGCCTTCGGCTATATCGTCGAAGCGCTCCGCCGTCGTCGCGATGCTGGCGGCAAGGCGTTCACCGTGCTCTCTTGTGACAATTTGCGCGATAACGGCGTCATCACGCGCAACGCCGTTCTCACCCATGCCCATGCGCTGGATGCGGATTTGGCCGTCTGGATCGAAGCGAACGTCACGTTCCCGAGCAGCATGGTCGATCGCATCACGCCTGCGGTGCATAAGGAAGACGCCGACCGCGTGAACGCCGAATGCGGCGTGCATGACCTCCTGCCAGTAATTTCCGAAGAATTCGCGCAATGGGTGATCGAGGATCATTTCTCGGACGGTCGCCCCGATCTGGACAAGGTCGGCGTGCAGTTCGTCAAGGACGTGCACCCTTACGAACTCGCTAAAGTGAGGATGCTCAACGCCTCCCACTCCATGTTGGCCTATCCGGGCCAGTTGGCCGGGCTGTCCGAAGTCAAGCAAGCCATCGATCAGCCGCTGATCCATCGTCTCGTCGATGATTTCATGACCCATGATGTCATCCCGATCCTGAAACAGCCCGAAGGGATGGATCTGAACGCCTACAAGAACAAGATCATCGCGCGTTTCAGCAACCCGAAAGTAGGCGATCGCTTGGCGCGCATCACGGGCGATGGCGGCAGCAAATTGCCGACCTTCATCGCACCGACCTTACAGATCGTGGCCGAGCGCGGTGGCGATCTGCGCCGTATCGCGTTCTGCATCGCATGTTTCATCCGCTATCTGCGTGGCGTGGACGATAAAGGGCAACGTTTCGAACCGTTCGAACCACATCTCGACGCCCAGCAGCGCGCCTTGGCGAACGATCCGAAAACGGCGTTGAAGATGGAGATGTTCAAGGATTTCGGCCTGGAAGAACAGCCTGAACTCCCGGCTTTGATCTCGGATTACGACGCCGCCATGCAAAAGCACGGCACGTTGGCGGTGCTGGAGGAAGTGCTCCGCACGGCCAGCCATGTGATGTGA
- a CDS encoding potassium transporter Kup, with protein sequence MAEQEQKIIPGVVAALGIVFGDIGTSPLYTLQTVLNDTGATDRETLLGSFSLLVWTMMIVVALKYATLVMRADNHGEGGILALLSLVGPNFGKRWFSRTTLLAGAGLFGAALLYGDGAITPAISVLSAVEGIGVVTQALHPYILPIAAAILFGIFAIQPLGTAHIGKIFGPVMLLWFVSMGLIGVFSLAHEPGVLIGLNPWFGLRFLFEHAGNSLIILGAVFLSVTGAEALYADMSHVGRRSVRLALAVVVLPMLILNYAGQTAFLVSHHGLKGNPFFATMPHPLILPMVILATLATVIASQAIITGAFTLTRQAMQLGWFPGLNIRQTSDSEYGQIYVSVINWLLMAVTLAIALTFKSSGKLSGAYGTAVSTTMLITSVLMFDVLTAQWKWPLWKALPVMLFFGVIDLVFSSANLLKIADGGYVPLFIGFLIYIVMTTWRRGSTLLHAGLTPLEADPHKTIGNLQEGKILRTPGAAVFLSRYQSVFPPIVTRYMSDFRSLPTQVVVLNVQFDPIPRLTKDQRMKITDVEENIWQISARFGFVEIPNLSDVLREAKEKGCDVDLDKVLFFTGDDDIVANPKNPEMSTLRRLLFGFLYRNAVHASDRFTLPRERLVEIGHQVEV encoded by the coding sequence ATGGCGGAACAAGAACAAAAAATCATTCCCGGAGTCGTTGCGGCGCTCGGTATCGTTTTCGGCGATATCGGCACGAGCCCGCTCTACACGCTACAAACCGTTCTGAACGATACTGGTGCGACGGATCGCGAAACGCTGTTAGGTAGTTTCTCGCTATTGGTCTGGACCATGATGATTGTGGTCGCACTCAAATATGCCACGCTCGTTATGCGCGCCGACAATCATGGCGAGGGCGGGATTCTGGCGCTGCTTTCGCTCGTCGGGCCGAATTTCGGCAAGCGCTGGTTCAGCCGCACGACGCTCCTGGCCGGGGCTGGCCTGTTCGGTGCGGCGCTGCTCTATGGCGATGGTGCGATTACGCCCGCCATTTCAGTCTTGAGCGCCGTGGAAGGCATCGGCGTCGTTACGCAGGCGCTGCATCCCTATATTCTGCCCATTGCGGCGGCGATCCTGTTCGGCATCTTCGCGATCCAACCGCTCGGCACCGCGCACATCGGCAAGATTTTCGGCCCGGTCATGTTGCTCTGGTTCGTCTCCATGGGATTGATCGGCGTGTTTTCCCTGGCGCATGAGCCTGGTGTGCTGATTGGGCTAAATCCCTGGTTCGGGCTACGTTTTCTGTTCGAGCATGCGGGCAATAGCCTCATCATTTTAGGGGCGGTGTTCCTCTCCGTCACCGGGGCGGAAGCGCTTTACGCGGATATGAGCCATGTCGGGCGCAGGAGCGTGCGTCTGGCGTTGGCGGTGGTCGTGCTGCCGATGCTAATCCTCAATTATGCCGGGCAAACGGCCTTTCTCGTTTCCCATCACGGGCTGAAGGGGAACCCGTTCTTCGCCACCATGCCGCATCCGCTGATCTTGCCGATGGTCATTCTCGCCACGTTGGCGACCGTTATCGCCAGTCAGGCCATCATCACCGGCGCTTTCACACTTACCCGCCAGGCGATGCAGCTCGGCTGGTTTCCAGGCCTGAATATCCGGCAAACCTCCGATAGCGAATACGGGCAGATTTACGTCTCCGTCATCAACTGGCTGCTCATGGCCGTGACGCTCGCGATCGCTTTGACATTCAAAAGTTCGGGCAAGCTTTCGGGCGCGTACGGCACAGCCGTTTCGACGACGATGCTGATTACGAGCGTTCTGATGTTCGACGTTCTGACGGCGCAGTGGAAATGGCCGCTCTGGAAAGCGCTGCCGGTCATGCTGTTCTTTGGCGTCATCGATCTGGTGTTTTCCAGCGCCAACCTGCTGAAGATCGCCGATGGTGGTTATGTTCCGCTGTTTATCGGCTTTCTCATTTACATCGTGATGACCACTTGGCGGCGCGGCTCGACTTTGCTGCACGCGGGTCTGACACCGCTGGAAGCCGATCCGCATAAGACGATCGGTAATTTGCAGGAAGGGAAAATACTGCGCACGCCGGGCGCGGCGGTGTTTCTCTCGCGTTATCAGAGTGTATTTCCGCCAATCGTCACACGATACATGTCCGATTTTCGCTCATTGCCGACACAGGTCGTGGTGCTGAATGTGCAGTTCGATCCGATTCCACGCCTGACGAAAGATCAGCGCATGAAAATTACGGATGTGGAAGAGAATATCTGGCAGATCAGCGCGCGTTTCGGCTTTGTGGAAATTCCCAATCTTTCCGACGTATTGCGGGAGGCCAAGGAGAAGGGCTGCGATGTCGATCTCGACAAGGTGCTTTTCTTTACGGGGGATGACGATATCGTGGCCAATCCCAAAAACCCGGAAATGTCCACGCTGCGGCGCCTGCTGTTCGGCTTTCTCTACCGGAACGCGGTGCATGCCTCGGACCGCTTTACGCTTCCGCGCGAACGCCTGGTCGAGATCGGGCATCAGGTGGAGGTCTAA
- a CDS encoding TonB-dependent receptor, which yields MARRPHMMPRNCFHLFSCLIATTALCHIAAQAAPKHSHSSQTHKATPKPAAKPQRPRAMEAHGAETISVVTTRQALNGGGGMMRIETAPRTVQTVDKQYIAMRSPTSTALDLIQNLPSVNIMTPDSYGMEGGQIQTRGLTDLDMGLMLDGAPAAAAKYLSENIDSENLEEVNLTPGSAGTDLPVTSAAGGVMTEVSHTPEKKFGGLMDFTYGTNNLSREFIRLESGEIGNTGVRSFFSFSNTHNRSWMGAGINDRKHIDFGAQKDWENGSTARVFVSWNNENFVIDNYPTEQEFYRYKHTGQGYGRSADPSNANYWKNNNDHWNQVFLTAPIHVVLPARFSFDLQPYFSYGTGYDASPLGAVTDENGASRNGINYFNQNATRQVGAVAKLNYSPDNHNTISLGYWYENNYTMQSYPQSYALPGGGAPNPMNLNYRISAGDLQDAGYEIHSLFIEDTAKYFQDRLTIHGGFKFVMSNTWNRDYYGRQVANRTEPLPQLQIGYRINEHNQVYLNVEGDYRQPSQVDLGWLYTDVAIPKNQYSIKEELGWRYHDKYLVIDASFFNYNVTNRIVDQYVGMNNFRPFSIGNQQMRGFDFMIAGRSIHGFSPYASVEYLHATQDSNVLDPYQGIMLHSAGTQAIMAPHVMANFGLTYTYGGFFGNASVHYTGPQSVSVAGDQRIPGYVTDTLSLGYHFKPFLFAKSPTFKLNFSNLTGSIERTGAMGAIYSKRDTSTVWSGSMPSYTGYGNSFMVTPRFTMAGTVSTSF from the coding sequence ATGGCGCGCCGCCCGCATATGATGCCCCGAAACTGTTTCCACCTTTTCTCTTGCTTGATTGCGACAACCGCGCTCTGCCATATCGCTGCGCAGGCGGCCCCGAAACATTCCCATTCCAGCCAGACGCATAAAGCAACGCCGAAACCAGCTGCCAAACCGCAGCGGCCGCGTGCGATGGAAGCGCATGGCGCGGAGACGATTTCCGTCGTCACTACGCGCCAGGCTTTGAACGGGGGTGGGGGCATGATGCGGATCGAAACCGCGCCCCGCACCGTACAGACGGTTGATAAGCAATATATCGCCATGCGCTCGCCCACCAGCACGGCGCTCGATTTGATTCAGAATCTGCCGAGCGTGAATATCATGACGCCGGATTCCTACGGGATGGAGGGCGGACAAATCCAAACGCGCGGCCTGACCGACCTCGATATGGGGCTGATGCTCGATGGTGCGCCGGCGGCGGCGGCGAAATACCTCTCGGAAAATATCGATTCCGAAAATTTGGAAGAAGTGAATCTAACGCCGGGCAGTGCAGGGACCGACCTGCCGGTGACGTCAGCCGCAGGTGGCGTGATGACGGAAGTTTCGCATACGCCGGAGAAGAAATTCGGCGGCTTGATGGATTTCACCTACGGCACGAACAATCTTTCGCGTGAGTTCATTCGCCTGGAATCCGGCGAGATCGGCAATACGGGCGTGCGCAGCTTCTTCTCGTTCTCCAACACGCATAACCGAAGCTGGATGGGAGCGGGCATCAATGACCGCAAACATATCGATTTCGGTGCCCAGAAAGATTGGGAAAACGGCTCGACGGCGCGGGTTTTCGTGTCGTGGAACAACGAAAATTTCGTGATCGACAATTACCCGACCGAGCAGGAATTCTATCGCTACAAACATACCGGCCAAGGCTATGGTCGCTCGGCCGATCCATCCAACGCCAATTACTGGAAAAACAATAACGACCATTGGAATCAGGTCTTTCTGACTGCGCCGATTCACGTCGTCCTGCCCGCGCGTTTCTCCTTCGATCTGCAACCTTATTTCAGCTACGGCACGGGCTACGACGCCTCGCCACTGGGCGCGGTGACGGATGAGAATGGCGCCTCACGCAACGGCATCAATTATTTCAACCAGAACGCCACCCGTCAGGTCGGTGCGGTCGCCAAGCTGAATTACAGCCCGGATAACCACAACACGATCTCGCTTGGCTATTGGTACGAGAATAATTACACCATGCAATCCTACCCGCAGAGCTACGCTTTGCCGGGAGGGGGCGCGCCGAACCCGATGAACCTGAATTACCGCATTTCAGCGGGGGATCTTCAGGATGCCGGGTATGAAATCCATTCTCTATTCATTGAGGACACGGCGAAATACTTCCAGGATCGCCTTACCATTCATGGCGGCTTCAAATTCGTCATGTCCAATACCTGGAACCGAGACTATTACGGGCGTCAGGTCGCCAACCGGACAGAGCCGCTGCCACAATTGCAGATCGGATATCGTATCAATGAGCACAATCAGGTCTACCTGAACGTGGAAGGCGATTACCGGCAGCCCAGCCAAGTCGATCTCGGCTGGCTCTATACCGATGTTGCAATCCCGAAAAACCAGTATTCCATTAAAGAAGAACTCGGCTGGCGCTATCACGACAAGTACCTGGTCATCGACGCGTCGTTCTTTAACTATAATGTCACCAACCGCATCGTCGATCAGTATGTCGGCATGAATAATTTCAGACCGTTTTCGATCGGCAACCAACAGATGCGCGGTTTTGACTTCATGATCGCGGGCCGCTCGATTCACGGATTCAGCCCCTATGCGTCTGTCGAATATCTGCATGCGACACAGGATTCGAACGTGCTCGATCCTTATCAAGGCATCATGCTGCATTCCGCAGGCACGCAAGCGATCATGGCGCCGCACGTCATGGCCAATTTTGGCCTGACCTACACCTATGGCGGCTTCTTCGGCAATGCGAGCGTGCATTACACCGGCCCGCAATCGGTCAGCGTCGCGGGCGATCAACGTATTCCGGGTTATGTGACCGATACGCTCTCACTCGGCTATCACTTCAAGCCGTTCCTGTTTGCGAAATCGCCGACCTTCAAGCTGAATTTCAGCAATCTGACCGGTTCGATCGAGCGAACCGGCGCGATGGGCGCGATTTACAGCAAGCGCGATACAAGCACCGTTTGGAGTGGCAGCATGCCGTCCTACACGGGCTATGGAAATTCCTTCATGGTGACGCCGCGCTTCACCATGGCGGGGACGGTTTCCACTTCATTCTGA